The following are encoded in a window of Colletotrichum lupini chromosome 3, complete sequence genomic DNA:
- a CDS encoding oxysterol-binding protein, whose translation MDTKSFSSRISDLVKFLSSVQGDLSNVTAPPSFLAPSSVVEVGHCWCQRPGVFVAPALESDPEKRSLKVLRMILIAMRSQFYVAGAPNVSIKKPLNAFLGELFLASWTDSDRKARTELVAEQVSHHPPITAMHMGSKEHGIRADGYARVEMTFSSTVNIRQIGHAVVHIDRYDEDYLIPLPEVKVRGFLNACLYPEVLGTYYIVSNTGYISEIKFSGSGFLRGKKNSFEARMYHKNDKKNTIYELQGCWSEGWTVKDGRTGEILEKYEVDALENLPAPMEMEPIATQDPWESRRAWNGVIQGLSKNDFRETVSAKSQVEEAQRRMRAEEKKKGETWEPLFFKSIPGEEHEVFHRLAKGVNWELHDKHTKGVWTIDDSKRDSVQRPFRGESTPLG comes from the exons ATGGATACAAAATCATTCTCATCACGGATCAGTGATCTTGTCAAG TTCCTTTCCTCTGTCCAGGGAGACCTCTCAAATGTCACCGCGCCGCCCTCTTTCTTGGCACCATCGTCAGTGGTCGAAGTCGGCCACTGCTGGTGCCAGCGGCCAGGCGTCTTCGTCGCCCCGGCACTGGAATCAGACCCGGAAAAGCGCAGCTTGAAGGTGCTGCGCATGATCCTCATCGCCATGCGCAGCCAGTTCTACGTCGCCGGCGCGCCAAACGTCAGCATTAAGAAGCCACTCAACGCGTTTCTGGGTGAGCTGTTCCTCGCTTCGTGGACGGATTCCGATCGGAAGGCGAGGACGGAGCTCGTGGCGGAGCAGGTTAGCCACCACCCGCCCATCACGGCGATGCACATGGGCAGCAAGGAGCATGGTATTCGCGCGGACGGGTATGCGCGGGTGGAGATGACCTTTTCGAGTACTGTGAACATTCGACAGATTGGGCACGCCGTGGTTCACATTGACCGATATGACGAGGATTACCTGATTCCGTTGCCAGAGGTCAAGGTTCGGGGATTCCTCAACGCGTGTCTTTACCCAGAGGTTTTGGGAACATATTACATTGTTTCCAATACGGGCTACATTTCAGAGATCAAATTCTCGGGCAGCGGGTTCCTTAGAGGCAAGAAGAACTCATTCGAGGCGCGGATGTACCACAAGAACGACAAGAAGAACACAATCTACGAGCTTCAAGGATGCTGGAGCGAAGGCTGGACAGTCAAGGATGGAAGGACAGGGGAAATTCTCGAAAAGTACGAGGTTGACGCGTTGGAGAACCTCCCAGCGCCGATGGAAATGGAGCCGATTGCGACCCAAGATCCGTGGGAGTCTAGACGCGCGTGGAACGGCGTCATTCAAGGGCTCAGTAAGAATGACTTCCGCGAGACGGTCAGCGCAAAGAGTCAGGTTGAGGAGGCGCAGCGGCGGATGAGGGcggaagagaagaagaagggcgaGACATGGGAGCCGTTGTTCTTCAAGAGTATTCCTGGGGAGGAGCACGAGGTTTTCCATCGATTGGCAAAGGGCGTTAATTGGGAATTACATGACAAGCATACCAAAGGCGTTTGGACGATTGATGATTCAAAGAGGGACTCGGTGCAACGGCCGTTCAGAGGAGAATCGACACCACTGGGTTAA